Proteins found in one Nostoc sp. NIES-3756 genomic segment:
- a CDS encoding DegT/DnrJ/EryC1/StrS family aminotransferase translates to MIQSLSSIPAFDIKQQYASIEAEVSTAVVEVLASGRYIGGPPVESFEREFAAYHGVTDCVACNSGTDALFLALRALGIGAGDEVITTPFTFVATAEVISAVGAKPVFVDIDETTFNLDLQQVEAAITPKTKAIIPVHLFGQPVDMTTLMAIAQTHNVAVIEDCAQSTGASWDGKKVGSIGHIGCFSFYPTKNLGACGDGGAITTNDPEIAAKVRIIKEHGQRHRYQYEEIGVNSRLDAIQAVILQIKLRYLDTWNQQRQAIAAYYQKFLSQIPGIIPPQELAGGVSVWNQYTIRVLTEGRNGTSAAHREAVRNSLQEKKVGSMIYYPYPLHLQPVYQYLGYKPGQLPVAEQACNEVLSLPMFPELTTQQQDQVIYALKDSV, encoded by the coding sequence ATGATCCAAAGCCTAAGTTCGATCCCAGCCTTTGATATTAAGCAGCAATATGCTTCCATAGAAGCCGAAGTGAGTACAGCCGTTGTAGAAGTACTGGCTTCCGGTCGTTATATTGGTGGGCCGCCAGTGGAAAGTTTTGAGCGAGAGTTTGCTGCTTATCATGGCGTTACTGATTGCGTAGCTTGTAATTCTGGTACAGATGCCCTATTTCTAGCGTTACGCGCTTTAGGAATTGGTGCAGGTGATGAAGTAATCACCACACCCTTTACCTTTGTCGCTACGGCTGAAGTGATTAGCGCTGTGGGTGCAAAACCAGTATTTGTTGATATCGATGAGACAACCTTTAACCTTGATTTACAACAAGTAGAAGCGGCGATTACACCCAAAACCAAAGCCATTATCCCAGTGCATTTATTCGGACAGCCTGTGGATATGACAACACTCATGGCGATCGCTCAAACTCACAATGTAGCAGTAATTGAAGACTGCGCTCAATCTACAGGCGCAAGTTGGGATGGAAAGAAAGTTGGTAGTATTGGTCATATTGGTTGTTTCAGTTTCTACCCCACCAAGAATTTAGGTGCTTGTGGTGATGGGGGAGCGATTACAACCAATGACCCAGAAATTGCTGCCAAGGTGCGGATCATCAAGGAACATGGACAGAGACATCGTTATCAGTATGAAGAGATAGGCGTTAATAGCCGCTTAGATGCGATTCAAGCAGTAATTTTGCAGATTAAACTACGTTATCTCGATACTTGGAATCAGCAAAGACAAGCGATCGCCGCCTATTACCAGAAATTCCTTAGTCAAATTCCCGGTATCATTCCTCCACAAGAATTAGCTGGTGGCGTTAGCGTTTGGAATCAATATACTATTCGTGTTCTAACAGAAGGACGCAACGGTACAAGCGCCGCACACAGAGAAGCAGTACGTAACAGCTTGCAAGAAAAGAAAGTAGGCTCAATGATTTACTATCCCTACCCGTTACACTTGCAACCAGTTTATCAATATCTTGGTTACAAGCCAGGACAATTACCTGTTGCCGAACAAGCGTGTAATGAGGTTTTATCCTTACCCATGTTCCCCGAACTAACAACCCAACAGCAAGATCAAGTGATTTATGCGTTGAAGGATAGCGTTTAG
- a CDS encoding DUF4870 domain-containing protein, which produces MRVKHNKQMRLWAMLCHFSALFAWLVLFGVVILGIPLFLPLNILAPFIIWKLRKVKYPWVDFQGRESLNFQISLTFYIVFVIAISLLLVLASCSVAVTTNGQVNQVNTVLDGLLFIWMHFTIALLLLQLFLVTFAATKAYNGEHYRYPFTMRVLR; this is translated from the coding sequence ATGAGAGTAAAACACAACAAACAAATGCGACTCTGGGCAATGTTGTGTCATTTCTCAGCTTTATTCGCATGGTTAGTTTTATTTGGTGTAGTTATTCTAGGTATTCCTTTATTCTTACCCCTAAATATTTTAGCTCCCTTTATCATTTGGAAATTGAGGAAGGTTAAATATCCTTGGGTAGACTTTCAAGGTAGAGAATCCTTAAATTTCCAAATTTCTTTAACTTTTTATATTGTATTTGTGATAGCTATATCTTTGTTATTAGTTCTAGCTAGCTGTAGTGTGGCTGTCACTACTAATGGTCAAGTAAATCAAGTAAATACAGTTTTAGATGGCTTGCTATTTATTTGGATGCATTTTACAATTGCTCTACTTTTATTACAGTTATTCCTTGTAACTTTTGCAGCCACAAAAGCTTACAATGGTGAGCATTATCGCTATCCTTTCACAATGCGAGTTTTGCGTTAG
- a CDS encoding class I SAM-dependent methyltransferase produces MERQLEPEVMDSWEEASEYDAMDFTEVNNAFAEEAVTFGPPTQGLVLDVGTGPGRIPVLICQKRPQWQLVAIDMAENMLQIAAQHVQQAGLQERLRLELADAKHLPYEDGIFDLVISNSLVHHLPDPLPFFSEIKRVCKPHGGIFIRDLFRPEDEATMNALVSTIGDEYDDYQRKLFRDSLHAALTLEEVNNLIITAGLVGVQIYQSSDRHWTAKRSWTSPS; encoded by the coding sequence ATGGAAAGACAATTAGAGCCGGAAGTAATGGATAGCTGGGAGGAAGCTAGTGAATACGATGCAATGGACTTTACTGAAGTAAATAATGCTTTTGCTGAAGAGGCGGTAACTTTCGGGCCACCAACACAGGGTTTAGTCTTGGATGTGGGTACTGGCCCTGGTCGTATTCCCGTTTTAATATGTCAAAAACGTCCTCAGTGGCAGTTAGTCGCCATTGATATGGCTGAAAATATGCTGCAAATTGCAGCACAGCATGTCCAGCAAGCGGGGTTGCAAGAACGTCTTCGTTTGGAACTGGCGGATGCGAAACATTTACCTTATGAGGATGGAATATTTGATTTAGTTATCTCTAATAGCCTAGTTCACCATTTACCTGATCCTTTACCTTTTTTCTCAGAAATCAAGCGCGTTTGTAAACCTCATGGTGGTATTTTTATCCGTGACTTATTCCGCCCTGAGGATGAAGCAACTATGAATGCTTTGGTGTCTACTATTGGTGACGAATACGACGATTATCAAAGAAAATTATTTCGTGACTCCCTCCATGCAGCCTTGACGTTGGAGGAGGTTAATAACCTAATTATAACAGCAGGGTTGGTGGGTGTGCAGATTTATCAGTCAAGCGATCGCCATTGGACTGCTAAACGCAGTTGGACTTCGCCTAGCTAG
- a CDS encoding metal ABC transporter permease, whose amino-acid sequence MNITPFVLSPSTSCWLIGAVSIEDLVSLLQFPFMQRAIAGAVLMGILGGLLGSFVTLRQLSFFSHAVGHAALVGVVLGVILQVNPTSMLLPFTLVFGVVVLYLIDQTDLGSDSVLSIVLSGALAIGVILTSLIQGYRGSLMSVLFGDILAIDTTDLILTFLILVASSIFLLSTLQQQILLTLNLDVAKVQGVPVQLYRYGFVVLLSLAVAVAIKAVGILLVNAFLVIPAATSKLISHHFGRFLFISVLVGATSSIVGIVLSGAFNLASGPSIVLVQFILFVAVFTWIKLRFRAA is encoded by the coding sequence ATGAATATTACCCCCTTCGTTCTCTCCCCTTCTACTTCCTGCTGGCTCATTGGTGCAGTGAGTATTGAGGATTTAGTGAGTTTGCTGCAATTCCCTTTTATGCAGCGTGCGATCGCAGGTGCTGTTTTGATGGGCATACTAGGGGGTTTGCTGGGCAGTTTTGTCACTCTACGCCAACTATCGTTTTTTAGCCATGCAGTTGGTCACGCAGCATTAGTAGGGGTTGTGTTGGGTGTAATACTCCAAGTTAACCCGACTTCAATGCTATTACCCTTTACTTTAGTTTTTGGGGTTGTCGTCCTTTATTTAATTGATCAGACTGATTTAGGTAGCGATAGCGTACTTAGTATAGTTCTCTCAGGTGCATTGGCGATCGGTGTGATTCTCACCAGCCTAATTCAAGGATATCGTGGAAGTTTAATGAGTGTTTTATTTGGCGATATTTTAGCTATTGATACGACAGATTTAATTTTGACATTTCTGATACTTGTAGCCAGCAGTATCTTTTTACTCTCAACCCTACAACAGCAAATTCTATTAACACTGAACCTGGATGTAGCCAAAGTTCAAGGAGTACCTGTGCAATTGTACCGTTATGGTTTCGTGGTTTTGCTTTCCCTGGCCGTAGCTGTAGCGATTAAAGCTGTGGGAATTTTACTGGTAAATGCTTTTTTAGTCATCCCGGCTGCTACCTCTAAGTTGATAAGTCACCACTTTGGACGCTTCCTATTCATCTCAGTCTTAGTCGGCGCTACTAGTAGCATCGTTGGTATCGTCTTATCAGGCGCTTTCAACCTTGCCTCTGGCCCTAGTATTGTGCTTGTCCAGTTTATCCTATTCGTGGCTGTGTTTACTTGGATAAAGTTACGATTCAGAGCAGCATAA
- a CDS encoding sigma-70 family RNA polymerase sigma factor, which yields MQPRQSIIEIFSTFVQFEADRFSGWATESRLRRSMQSCLQHTPKETSEYFWALYWYKFWQNAETQFLAKQHLTAYLQEPCYWISQKTAASFVSTQYKLPDCFQIAIAQVDKVFKGFNPSQSSSLKNYASIIFGSAIRETLRQRQEVDICTDWGLLRKISQKRLDESLQNAGLTLVEIPGYILVWNCFKTLYIPTKAANSRQLSRPDDLTWEAIAKAYNSQTNQPATVQTIEKWLLNAAKAVRKYLYPTSGSLNVSKGEDDSYEMLDNLPGTEQPSLIQEIIAQEEEQARTSQQAQIHQVLVGAIAQLETQLQQILYLYYKQKLNQDAIAQQLDIKQYTVSRRLTKAKETLLKSVASWSRDTLHISLTSDILKAMSTLIEDWLQNYYNDSEL from the coding sequence ATGCAACCTCGGCAAAGCATTATTGAAATATTTTCTACTTTTGTGCAATTTGAAGCCGATCGCTTCAGTGGTTGGGCGACGGAATCACGATTACGTCGCAGTATGCAAAGTTGTCTCCAGCATACCCCAAAGGAAACTTCGGAGTATTTTTGGGCTTTGTATTGGTATAAGTTTTGGCAAAATGCAGAAACTCAATTTCTGGCGAAGCAACATCTGACAGCTTATTTGCAAGAACCTTGTTATTGGATATCTCAAAAGACAGCCGCCAGTTTTGTCAGTACACAATATAAGTTACCAGATTGTTTTCAAATAGCGATCGCTCAAGTTGATAAAGTCTTCAAAGGCTTCAATCCCAGTCAAAGTAGTAGTTTGAAAAACTACGCCAGCATTATTTTTGGTAGTGCAATCCGCGAAACTCTACGCCAACGCCAAGAAGTTGATATCTGTACCGATTGGGGTTTATTACGTAAAATCAGCCAGAAGCGTTTGGATGAGTCTTTACAAAATGCTGGTTTAACCTTGGTGGAAATTCCTGGTTACATTCTAGTTTGGAATTGTTTTAAAACCTTATATATCCCCACAAAGGCTGCTAATTCTCGCCAACTATCTCGACCAGATGATCTTACTTGGGAAGCGATCGCCAAAGCTTACAATTCTCAAACTAACCAACCAGCTACCGTCCAAACTATTGAAAAGTGGCTACTAAATGCGGCGAAAGCTGTCCGTAAATATCTTTATCCCACATCTGGCTCTCTCAATGTTTCCAAAGGCGAGGATGATTCCTATGAAATGTTGGATAATCTCCCAGGAACAGAACAGCCATCTTTGATTCAAGAAATTATTGCCCAAGAAGAAGAACAAGCTAGAACTTCTCAGCAAGCCCAAATTCATCAGGTATTAGTAGGTGCAATCGCTCAACTTGAAACGCAATTACAGCAAATTTTATACCTATACTACAAACAAAAACTCAATCAAGATGCTATTGCTCAACAATTAGATATTAAACAGTACACAGTTTCCCGACGACTAACTAAAGCCAAGGAAACTTTGTTGAAGTCTGTGGCTAGCTGGAGTCGAGATACACTGCATATTTCTTTAACTTCCGACATACTCAAAGCTATGAGTACATTGATAGAAGACTGGCTACAGAATTACTACAATGACTCTGAACTATAA
- a CDS encoding ArsR/SmtB family transcription factor, which yields MADFFSFLGDANRLRILSFLAKKELCVSDIATQLDMSESAVSHQLRNLRAMRLVNYRKQGRHVFYRLHDNHILELYRAVAEHLDEKD from the coding sequence ATGGCAGATTTTTTCAGTTTTTTAGGTGACGCTAATCGATTACGTATTCTCTCTTTTCTAGCGAAAAAAGAACTGTGTGTAAGTGATATAGCTACACAATTAGATATGAGTGAGTCTGCTGTTTCTCATCAATTACGCAACTTACGGGCTATGCGTTTAGTTAATTATCGTAAACAAGGTCGTCATGTGTTCTATCGCCTGCATGATAATCATATTTTGGAGCTTTATCGCGCAGTGGCAGAACATTTAGATGAAAAAGACTAA
- a CDS encoding ABC transporter permease has protein sequence MQDLIKLDLADLGIAVGLMAIAIGLSAWERLGLELNLAIATGRTILQLLVLGYVLDFIFALETPLAVLAILGVMLTITAIVARNRISQKIPYVLPLVWGAIFVSTVLTVFYTTFLIIQPDRWYEPRYVIPLAGMVIGNAMNAAAIAGERLVSSLNTFPIEIETHLSLGATPAQAISQYRREAIRAALLPTLNQMMLVGMVAIPGITTGQLLAGVNALDAVSYEILIIFMVAIANLLTTVLLTKGLCRQFFNSAAQLVR, from the coding sequence ATGCAAGATTTAATTAAGTTGGATTTGGCTGATTTGGGTATTGCAGTAGGATTGATGGCGATCGCTATTGGTTTATCGGCATGGGAAAGATTGGGATTGGAGTTAAATTTAGCGATCGCTACTGGTAGAACTATCCTACAGTTGTTGGTTTTAGGGTATGTTTTAGACTTCATTTTTGCTTTAGAGACTCCTTTGGCAGTTTTGGCAATTTTAGGGGTAATGCTGACGATTACGGCGATTGTCGCCCGAAATCGCATCAGTCAAAAAATTCCTTATGTATTGCCTTTGGTCTGGGGTGCAATTTTTGTCAGTACTGTCCTAACAGTGTTTTACACAACCTTCTTAATCATTCAACCAGATAGATGGTACGAACCACGGTATGTAATTCCCCTAGCAGGTATGGTAATAGGGAATGCGATGAATGCAGCCGCGATCGCAGGTGAACGGCTTGTTAGTTCCTTAAATACTTTTCCTATAGAAATAGAAACTCACTTGAGTTTAGGCGCAACCCCAGCACAAGCAATCAGCCAGTACCGTAGAGAGGCTATTAGAGCCGCTTTACTTCCTACTCTCAATCAAATGATGCTTGTAGGGATGGTAGCCATCCCCGGAATTACAACTGGACAGTTACTTGCTGGAGTTAACGCTCTTGACGCTGTATCCTATGAGATTTTGATTATCTTCATGGTTGCTATTGCTAATTTGTTAACCACAGTTTTACTTACCAAAGGATTGTGTCGGCAATTTTTCAATTCCGCCGCACAGTTGGTAAGGTGA
- a CDS encoding tetratricopeptide repeat protein codes for MSNGEGNNNTNNRVPAQVAKYLKQVKRNTITHEFGQDAPKELLASQENDKHSSEAAELLRHGMQQQQAGDLIAAIKSLEQSLEMFQLAGNTQKQQQVLSLLALIAYTSGDYRSVISYSQKCLSIKDTPDLTVRMQVLSHLGNAYRHLNDYSKASEFLEACLQLTQKLQDKRSQVAALNNLGLVYKASGNFTQAIEYQEQSLKIVQELKDNWGIEQVLKNLGNTWYALDNYPKAIAYYEKCVKIALSLNNPRSAAQVLKNLGNACYAIGDYAKAIKYYEKRLQLARELKDMRSQEQSLGSLGVACEALGDHSKAVTYYEARLLLARSIKDKRIEEQALASLKIACYALGDYAKAMQYQQGL; via the coding sequence ATGTCAAACGGTGAAGGGAACAACAATACTAACAATAGAGTTCCTGCGCAAGTTGCCAAATACTTAAAACAGGTAAAGCGCAACACAATTACCCATGAATTTGGCCAAGATGCGCCGAAAGAATTACTGGCTTCCCAAGAAAATGACAAACATTCATCAGAAGCAGCCGAGTTACTAAGGCATGGAATGCAACAGCAGCAAGCCGGAGATTTAATCGCAGCCATCAAATCCTTAGAACAATCTCTAGAGATGTTTCAGCTAGCTGGGAATACACAAAAGCAACAACAAGTTCTGTCTTTACTCGCATTAATAGCTTATACTTCTGGGGATTATAGAAGCGTTATCTCTTACTCCCAAAAGTGCTTATCTATAAAAGATACCCCAGACTTAACAGTCAGAATGCAGGTACTGTCTCATTTGGGTAACGCTTATCGGCATCTCAATGACTATAGCAAAGCCAGTGAATTTCTCGAAGCCTGTTTGCAACTAACTCAAAAATTACAGGATAAACGTAGTCAAGTTGCTGCCTTAAATAACTTAGGCTTGGTATACAAAGCTTCTGGTAATTTTACTCAAGCGATTGAGTATCAAGAGCAAAGTCTAAAAATTGTTCAAGAACTCAAAGATAACTGGGGAATAGAGCAGGTTTTGAAAAACCTGGGTAATACTTGGTATGCTTTGGACAACTACCCAAAAGCGATCGCCTACTACGAAAAGTGTGTCAAAATTGCACTTAGCCTAAATAATCCTCGTAGTGCTGCTCAAGTATTAAAAAATTTAGGGAATGCTTGCTATGCAATTGGTGATTATGCCAAAGCAATTAAATATTATGAAAAACGGTTGCAGTTAGCCAGAGAACTCAAAGATATGCGTAGTCAAGAACAATCTCTTGGTAGCTTAGGCGTTGCTTGTGAAGCTTTAGGAGACCACAGCAAAGCTGTTACATATTATGAAGCACGCTTGTTATTAGCTAGAAGTATTAAAGACAAGCGCATTGAAGAACAAGCTCTTGCTAGCCTCAAAATTGCCTGCTATGCCTTAGGCGATTACGCCAAAGCAATGCAATATCAACAAGGGTTATAA
- a CDS encoding NADAR family protein — translation MTIYFYTTGEQYGCFSNFSPHGFVLDDLYWPTSEHYFQAQKFLGTFHVEQIRLVKSPNEAAKMGRERTRPLRPDWSEVKDDIMRKAVLRKFETHADIKEILLSTCEEEIVENSPIDWYWGCGADGSGKNMLGIILMEIRYILR, via the coding sequence ATGACTATTTATTTCTACACCACTGGTGAACAATACGGTTGTTTTTCTAACTTTTCACCGCACGGATTTGTACTAGATGATTTGTATTGGCCCACTAGTGAACATTACTTTCAAGCCCAAAAGTTTTTAGGAACATTTCATGTAGAACAAATTCGTTTGGTGAAATCGCCAAACGAAGCTGCCAAAATGGGGCGTGAGAGAACTCGTCCTTTACGTCCAGATTGGTCAGAAGTTAAAGACGATATCATGCGCAAGGCGGTATTACGCAAGTTTGAAACTCATGCTGACATTAAAGAAATTCTGCTTTCTACTTGTGAGGAAGAAATTGTTGAGAATTCTCCTATCGATTGGTATTGGGGTTGTGGAGCCGATGGTAGTGGTAAAAATATGTTAGGCATAATTTTGATGGAAATTCGTTATATCTTACGCTAA
- a CDS encoding DUF561 domain-containing protein, which translates to MAMPSTLQRAFTNHRVLKVISGLNNFDANRVAAIVKAAELGGATFVDIAADADLVQLVKNLITLPVCVSAVEPEKFVLAVEAGADLIEIGNFDSFYAQGRRFEAEEVLALTKQTRALLPEITLSVTVPHILKLDQQVQLAEELVKAGADIIQTEGGTSSQPTHPGSLGLIEKAAPTLAAAYEISRAVSVPVLCASGISNVTAPLAIAAGAAGVGVGSAINQLNSEVAMIAAVRGLVEALGTTKVLSAE; encoded by the coding sequence ATGGCAATGCCTTCGACACTGCAACGTGCATTCACCAACCACCGCGTACTAAAAGTAATTAGCGGTTTGAACAACTTTGACGCTAATCGCGTTGCAGCTATAGTAAAAGCTGCTGAACTTGGTGGTGCAACTTTTGTGGATATCGCCGCCGATGCTGATTTGGTTCAGCTAGTGAAAAATTTGATCACTCTACCAGTTTGTGTCTCAGCAGTAGAACCAGAAAAATTTGTCTTAGCAGTAGAGGCTGGTGCAGATTTAATTGAAATCGGTAATTTTGATTCTTTTTACGCTCAAGGACGCAGATTTGAGGCTGAAGAAGTCCTAGCTTTAACAAAACAAACCCGCGCTCTGTTACCAGAAATTACCTTATCTGTGACTGTTCCCCACATCCTCAAACTAGATCAACAGGTACAGTTAGCCGAAGAACTAGTCAAGGCTGGAGCAGACATTATCCAAACTGAAGGCGGTACTAGCAGCCAGCCTACCCACCCCGGAAGTCTGGGATTAATTGAAAAAGCTGCTCCTACCTTGGCCGCAGCTTACGAAATTTCTCGTGCTGTATCAGTACCAGTATTGTGTGCTTCTGGTATTTCTAACGTTACCGCACCATTGGCGATCGCAGCTGGTGCTGCTGGTGTTGGTGTGGGTTCTGCTATCAACCAACTCAATAGCGAAGTAGCTATGATTGCGGCTGTACGCGGCTTAGTAGAAGCCTTGGGAACTACAAAAGTGCTGAGTGCTGAGTAA
- a CDS encoding metal ABC transporter ATP-binding protein, with translation MTLPILKVENLSVYQGNYLALRDVSFELTPGTDTAIVGPNGAGKSTLVKAVLDLIPHSTGQVEIFGRPIARLGNLRHLLGYMPQNFIFDRSFPISVAELVGLGWVAQESKKHSFFSKLRYQSREKAAAIAAALTRTDAYHLRHQAIGTLSGGQLKRVLLAYCLVIPRKILILDEAFAGVDMQGAADFYAMLNELKQQEGWTVLQVSHDIDMVSRHCDRVLCLNQTLVCTGQPEIALSPQNLLATYGPGFSRYEHHH, from the coding sequence ATGACATTGCCCATTTTAAAAGTAGAAAACTTGAGCGTATATCAAGGAAATTACTTAGCTCTTCGAGATGTTTCTTTTGAGTTAACACCAGGGACAGATACAGCAATAGTCGGCCCTAATGGTGCTGGTAAAAGCACTTTAGTTAAAGCAGTTTTAGATTTAATTCCCCATAGCACAGGTCAGGTGGAAATTTTTGGACGACCTATAGCTAGATTAGGAAATTTACGTCATCTTTTAGGCTACATGCCACAAAATTTCATTTTTGACCGCAGCTTTCCTATTTCTGTTGCAGAATTGGTAGGTTTAGGATGGGTTGCACAAGAAAGTAAAAAACATTCATTCTTCTCAAAACTACGTTATCAAAGTCGGGAAAAAGCAGCCGCAATAGCTGCTGCTTTAACTAGAACCGATGCTTACCATTTACGTCATCAAGCCATCGGTACTCTTAGCGGTGGTCAACTCAAGCGAGTATTGCTGGCTTACTGTTTAGTCATACCGCGCAAAATATTGATTTTAGATGAAGCCTTTGCTGGAGTTGATATGCAGGGTGCAGCAGATTTTTATGCAATGTTAAACGAATTAAAACAACAGGAAGGTTGGACAGTTTTACAAGTTTCCCATGATATTGATATGGTAAGCCGTCATTGCGATCGCGTGCTTTGTCTCAATCAAACCCTTGTCTGTACAGGTCAACCAGAAATAGCGCTTTCCCCTCAAAACTTATTAGCAACCTACGGGCCTGGATTCAGTCGTTACGAACATCACCATTAA
- a CDS encoding DUF1822 family protein, which yields MTTNPTVFTFADSTDLILEIPSTTLSNLESQFSHPYSRYQAYLNELCLNAVLPWLQEDFSLQAKLWPSSASLASFWELVNGTAVIVDATRFILVPSENIDHSELRVPQEWVDLPTWAGDYYLAVEVAADAGYVKVWGYCTHAQLKNQGKYDAGDRTYCLDEHDIVNDMSVLAVARDLCPDEVTQAAIIPVPTLPQEQAQNLITRLSNPEIINPRLAIPFQLWGGLIEHGGWRQSLYERRLRLPEQRSALQWLRTGVSQIAEAVGWERLNLQLSAASARSVEGRQPKIILSRRLTIAGQLYELLITPQGEPDTPFWRFELRNATVGAAIPGGFKLRLLTEDLQPFPNNEDIATTAVEQLYVEVALEAGEGIVWEIEPLPENYDREIIKF from the coding sequence ATGACTACTAACCCTACTGTATTCACTTTTGCTGACTCGACAGACTTGATTTTAGAAATCCCTTCCACCACATTAAGCAATCTTGAAAGTCAGTTTTCTCATCCTTATTCGCGTTATCAAGCTTATCTCAACGAACTTTGCTTAAATGCAGTTTTGCCTTGGTTGCAAGAAGATTTTTCTCTCCAGGCAAAGCTTTGGCCGTCTAGTGCGTCTCTAGCCAGTTTTTGGGAACTGGTGAATGGAACCGCAGTTATAGTTGACGCAACTAGATTTATTTTGGTTCCTAGTGAAAATATTGATCATAGTGAATTACGTGTACCCCAAGAATGGGTAGATTTACCAACCTGGGCTGGGGATTATTATTTAGCTGTAGAAGTAGCAGCAGATGCAGGCTATGTCAAGGTTTGGGGTTATTGTACTCATGCACAACTAAAGAATCAGGGCAAATATGATGCAGGCGATCGCACCTATTGTTTAGACGAGCATGATATTGTTAATGACATGAGTGTCTTAGCTGTAGCACGGGATTTATGCCCTGATGAAGTTACCCAGGCTGCCATAATACCTGTACCCACCCTACCCCAAGAACAAGCCCAAAATTTAATTACCCGTTTAAGCAATCCTGAAATCATCAACCCCCGATTAGCTATTCCTTTTCAATTATGGGGCGGGTTAATTGAACATGGCGGTTGGCGGCAAAGCTTGTATGAACGACGTTTAAGATTACCAGAACAAAGATCAGCATTGCAATGGTTGCGAACTGGTGTATCTCAAATAGCTGAGGCTGTAGGTTGGGAACGCTTGAATTTACAATTAAGTGCGGCTAGTGCGAGGAGTGTAGAAGGAAGACAACCAAAAATCATCCTATCTCGGAGATTAACAATTGCTGGTCAATTATACGAACTGTTGATTACACCCCAAGGTGAACCGGACACACCCTTTTGGCGGTTTGAGTTGCGGAATGCAACTGTAGGTGCGGCTATTCCTGGTGGCTTTAAACTGCGACTCTTAACAGAAGACTTACAACCATTTCCCAATAATGAAGATATTGCCACAACTGCTGTAGAACAACTCTACGTTGAAGTCGCTCTAGAGGCTGGGGAAGGCATAGTTTGGGAAATTGAACCTTTGCCAGAAAATTATGATCGAGAAATTATTAAATTTTAA